One genomic segment of Natranaeroarchaeum aerophilus includes these proteins:
- the moaA gene encoding GTP 3',8-cyclase MoaA: MLTDGFGREVSGVRVSLTDRCNFDCVYCHNEGLGDTRGPMEPQDDEMSADDVVRFLEVARKFDVEKVKFTGGEPMLRQDLEEIIRRTPDEMEISLTTNGTFLPGRAPDLVDAGLERVNISQDSMDAEDFAEVTKSGAFDRVLEGVDAALDAGLDPVKLNMVVFEKTAGYVPEMVEHVAANDGLQLQLIEYMPELAGHPEWAIEIERVHKWLAEQADDIEVREMHGRKRYWMGGDAETESAGMVEIVDPVGNESFCRNCHRVRVTHDGYLKGCLNRNDDLRSMGEMTKPEIRKQFRETVANRVPYYGEYMTENGDGEWEVNEKYLQTV, from the coding sequence ATGTTGACCGACGGGTTCGGCAGGGAGGTCTCCGGCGTCCGGGTCTCGCTGACCGACCGTTGTAACTTCGATTGCGTCTACTGTCACAACGAGGGGCTGGGCGACACTCGCGGGCCGATGGAGCCACAGGACGACGAGATGAGCGCCGACGACGTGGTCCGGTTTCTGGAGGTGGCCCGGAAGTTCGACGTGGAGAAGGTCAAGTTTACCGGCGGTGAGCCGATGCTCCGGCAGGACCTCGAAGAGATCATTCGCCGGACGCCCGACGAGATGGAAATCTCACTGACGACGAACGGGACCTTCCTGCCCGGTCGTGCACCTGATCTCGTCGACGCCGGACTCGAACGGGTGAACATCTCACAGGACTCGATGGACGCAGAGGACTTCGCCGAAGTGACGAAAAGCGGCGCGTTCGATCGGGTGCTAGAGGGCGTCGACGCCGCGCTTGATGCCGGGCTCGACCCGGTGAAGCTGAACATGGTCGTCTTCGAGAAGACGGCGGGCTACGTCCCCGAAATGGTCGAGCACGTCGCCGCAAACGACGGTCTTCAGCTCCAGTTGATCGAGTATATGCCGGAACTCGCCGGGCATCCCGAGTGGGCTATCGAGATCGAGCGGGTTCACAAATGGCTCGCCGAGCAGGCCGACGACATCGAAGTCCGTGAGATGCACGGCCGAAAGCGGTACTGGATGGGTGGCGACGCCGAAACGGAAAGTGCTGGGATGGTCGAGATCGTCGATCCAGTCGGTAACGAGTCGTTCTGTCGGAACTGTCATCGCGTTCGCGTGACCCACGACGGCTACCTCAAAGGCTGTCTCAACCGGAACGACGACCTGCGCTCGATGGGTGAGATGACGAAACCGGAGATCCGCAAGCAGTTTCGGGAGACGGTGGCAAACCGGGTGCCATACTACGGCGAGTACATGACCGAGAACGGCGATGGCGAGTGGGAGGTCAACGAGAAGTACCTCCAGACCGTCTAA
- a CDS encoding tripartite tricarboxylate transporter permease — MEPLGVQPVLDPELTLLTLACIGVGSAMGAISGLIPGLHANNFALVLASFAPTVPASPLLVGVAMLSAGVVHTFVNAVPALALGVPDAETAVTTLPAHRLVQQGRGEEAIRLTALGSLLAVCCGAVLAIPVTRGMEANYPTIMAHMELLLVAVVVAMIVAEPTRRAQIGGAIGMGTSALLGAVTLSIDPAAPLDAGGMLAPLFAGLFGAPILLDAMAGGGIPDQQDPKIRSTRRRVLATAAAGALAGAVVGYLPGISAAIAAVAVLALLPGGVDDRGYVVATSGVDTANTIFALFALSAIGQPRTGVMVAFQETGAPVDLPLLLAAVALSGVIGFLIVLTVGDWYLQVVGGADYRVLSVSVIALLIVLSALLAGPIGIAAFGVATLIGLIPPHLGARRVHLMGVLIGPLVLSL; from the coding sequence ATGGAACCGCTGGGAGTACAGCCTGTCCTCGACCCCGAGTTGACGCTGCTCACGCTCGCGTGTATCGGCGTCGGCTCCGCAATGGGGGCGATCAGCGGGCTGATCCCCGGCCTCCACGCGAACAACTTCGCGCTCGTGCTGGCGTCGTTTGCGCCCACTGTTCCCGCGTCGCCGTTGCTGGTCGGCGTGGCGATGCTCTCGGCGGGCGTCGTCCACACGTTTGTCAACGCCGTCCCGGCGCTCGCGCTCGGTGTTCCCGACGCGGAGACCGCGGTGACGACGCTCCCCGCACACCGGCTTGTCCAGCAGGGCCGCGGCGAGGAGGCGATCCGACTCACGGCGCTCGGCAGTCTACTGGCAGTATGCTGTGGGGCAGTGCTGGCCATCCCCGTTACTCGCGGTATGGAGGCGAACTATCCGACGATTATGGCCCACATGGAACTACTGCTCGTCGCCGTCGTCGTGGCGATGATCGTCGCAGAACCGACGCGCCGCGCGCAGATCGGTGGAGCGATCGGGATGGGCACAAGCGCACTACTCGGCGCGGTGACGCTCTCGATCGATCCGGCGGCACCGCTGGACGCTGGGGGGATGCTCGCGCCGCTGTTTGCGGGACTGTTCGGCGCACCGATCCTGCTAGACGCGATGGCGGGCGGCGGCATCCCGGACCAGCAGGACCCGAAGATACGATCGACACGCCGGAGAGTGCTGGCGACTGCCGCTGCGGGCGCGCTTGCCGGAGCGGTCGTCGGCTACTTGCCGGGGATCTCCGCCGCCATCGCCGCCGTCGCAGTTCTTGCACTCCTGCCGGGCGGTGTCGACGACCGTGGCTACGTCGTCGCGACCAGCGGTGTTGACACCGCGAACACGATCTTTGCGCTCTTTGCGCTCTCGGCGATCGGACAGCCACGAACCGGCGTTATGGTCGCGTTTCAGGAGACCGGTGCGCCGGTCGACCTCCCCCTGTTGCTGGCCGCAGTCGCGCTCTCGGGGGTCATCGGCTTCCTCATCGTGCTCACCGTGGGTGACTGGTACCTGCAGGTTGTCGGAGGGGCGGACTACCGGGTACTCTCCGTGAGCGTCATCGCGCTCCTGATCGTCCTCTCCGCGCTGCTTGCCGGGCCGATCGGGATCGCGGCGTTCGGCGTCGCGACGCTGATAGGCCTCATTCCGCCTCATCTCGGAGCCCGCCGTGTGCACCTGATGGGCGTGTTGATTGGGCCGCTGGTACTGAGCCTCTAG
- a CDS encoding HVO_2753 family zinc finger protein has product MSKSQKARAQKCVSCGINIAGTSAASFKCPDCGAQIVRCAKCRKQSNLYECPDCGFRGP; this is encoded by the coding sequence ATGAGCAAGTCCCAGAAGGCGCGAGCGCAAAAGTGCGTCTCGTGCGGGATCAACATCGCAGGAACGAGCGCTGCGTCGTTCAAGTGCCCGGACTGCGGTGCCCAGATCGTCCGCTGTGCGAAGTGCCGGAAACAGAGCAACCTCTATGAATGCCCGGACTGCGGGTTCCGAGGGCCGTAA
- a CDS encoding elongation factor 1-beta gives MGKVAAAVKVMPQNPEIDLDELQDRLESSLPEGAKINGVERDDVAFGLVALIPTVIVPDDAGGTEAVEEAFSTVEGVESVDVQNVGRI, from the coding sequence ATGGGAAAAGTCGCCGCCGCCGTCAAGGTCATGCCCCAGAATCCCGAGATTGACCTGGACGAACTCCAGGACCGTCTGGAAAGCTCCCTGCCCGAGGGCGCGAAGATCAACGGCGTCGAGCGTGACGACGTCGCGTTCGGTCTCGTTGCGCTCATCCCGACTGTGATCGTTCCCGACGATGCGGGCGGTACCGAAGCCGTCGAGGAAGCGTTCTCGACTGTTGAGGGCGTCGAAAGCGTCGACGTCCAGAACGTCGGCCGGATCTAG
- a CDS encoding translation initiation factor IF-2 subunit beta — protein MDYEEQLDRAIEGTPDITDESSRFSIPDPNVREEGSTTVFENFQSTVDRFGREDTHVIKFLQNELGTNGEIDESGRARLTGSFRDARIADALDEYAEEFVLCDECGLPDTRFERERGARVLRCEACGAISPTGE, from the coding sequence ATGGACTACGAAGAGCAACTCGACAGAGCGATCGAAGGGACTCCCGACATAACGGATGAGTCGAGCCGGTTCAGTATCCCCGATCCCAACGTCCGAGAAGAAGGTTCGACGACGGTGTTCGAAAACTTCCAGTCCACGGTCGATCGGTTCGGGCGCGAGGACACTCACGTGATCAAGTTCCTGCAAAACGAGCTGGGGACAAACGGAGAAATCGACGAGAGTGGCCGCGCCCGGCTCACTGGGTCGTTCCGTGACGCACGTATTGCCGACGCGCTCGACGAGTATGCCGAGGAGTTCGTCCTCTGTGATGAGTGTGGGCTTCCAGACACCCGGTTTGAGCGCGAGCGGGGCGCGCGCGTGCTCCGCTGTGAGGCCTGTGGCGCGATCTCACCGACCGGTGAGTAG
- a CDS encoding UPF0058 family protein produces MKKQELIHLHGLLAEVSNNYEEYNKLSLDYSDYEDLGVRPTSIHKSKTDHKAAVFALANCITSDLDEETEAVPATAD; encoded by the coding sequence ATGAAGAAGCAGGAGCTCATTCACCTTCACGGACTGCTCGCAGAAGTATCAAACAACTACGAGGAGTACAACAAGCTTTCGCTCGATTACTCCGATTACGAGGATCTCGGTGTACGACCGACATCCATCCACAAATCGAAAACCGATCACAAGGCCGCTGTCTTTGCACTTGCGAACTGTATTACCTCTGACCTCGACGAAGAGACTGAAGCCGTTCCTGCGACCGCGGACTGA
- a CDS encoding DUF555 domain-containing protein: MNCRVVVEAAVPVYDVETPDEAVRIAISKTGAMLNPDLNYVEIDMGERACPHCDGELEPAFIAADEALVALELEMTVFNVEREEHASRIARKEIGQRLENIPLEVIEIETIEEDDEGDEEQPDSGNGDERDGDNDGNQQTGEDDADGQQAAESSDDDEVLPEFEDLIE, translated from the coding sequence ATGAACTGCAGAGTTGTCGTCGAGGCGGCCGTGCCGGTATACGACGTGGAAACGCCCGACGAGGCGGTTCGGATCGCCATCTCGAAAACGGGTGCGATGCTCAACCCGGACCTCAACTACGTCGAGATCGACATGGGCGAGCGCGCGTGTCCGCACTGCGATGGCGAGCTCGAACCGGCCTTCATCGCTGCCGACGAGGCGCTAGTTGCCCTCGAACTGGAGATGACCGTGTTCAACGTCGAACGCGAAGAACACGCCTCGCGGATCGCCCGCAAGGAGATCGGGCAACGCCTCGAAAACATCCCGCTGGAAGTGATCGAAATCGAAACGATCGAGGAAGATGACGAGGGAGATGAAGAACAGCCCGATAGCGGGAACGGGGACGAACGTGACGGCGACAACGACGGGAACCAGCAGACTGGTGAGGACGACGCGGACGGGCAACAGGCTGCCGAGTCGTCCGACGATGACGAGGTTCTCCCCGAGTTTGAGGACCTGATCGAGTAG
- a CDS encoding DUF7523 family protein — MSLAEQTRAAVREQPFLFDALRADVLNYTAAARFLEIDGDEEAIATALRRYGEELESYDEEPVRATVTMQRRVGITEAPDPDALLRLGEVGVEPDGPYTAISASGDVPPGALGSVCQRLQAAGIELAAAAGVDGELTLVVDNDDAANALRIVEDAVGSLPVPDGY; from the coding sequence ATGTCTCTCGCAGAACAGACTCGAGCGGCCGTCCGCGAGCAACCGTTCCTCTTCGATGCACTTCGGGCGGATGTCCTCAATTATACTGCTGCCGCCCGGTTTCTCGAGATCGACGGTGACGAAGAAGCGATCGCGACCGCGCTTCGGCGCTACGGTGAGGAGCTGGAATCGTACGACGAGGAACCGGTTCGTGCGACAGTGACGATGCAACGTCGAGTGGGGATCACCGAAGCACCGGATCCCGATGCATTGCTCCGACTCGGCGAGGTCGGCGTCGAGCCTGACGGACCCTACACCGCCATCTCGGCGTCCGGTGATGTGCCGCCCGGCGCGCTGGGGAGCGTCTGTCAGCGCCTACAGGCTGCGGGGATCGAACTCGCCGCGGCCGCGGGTGTCGACGGCGAGCTCACGCTGGTCGTGGACAACGATGACGCGGCCAACGCGCTCCGGATCGTTGAGGACGCGGTCGGGTCGCTACCGGTCCCTGACGGGTACTGA
- a CDS encoding CbiX/SirB N-terminal domain-containing protein, which produces MQALVIVAHGSHLNPDSSTPTYDHADRIRETGAFDEVKEAFWKEEPSFREVLRTVESDEVYVVPLFISEGYFTEQVIPRELRLDGWDIEEWDSEDGVSATQATLGAGDVEKTIHYCGPVGTHEAMSDVIVQRAESVTADHDADIDDGFGLAVVGHGTERNENSAKAIYYHADQIRDRGRFDEVQSVFMDEEPEVDDVTDFFESRDIVVVPLFIADGFHTQEDIPEDMGLTDDYRTGYPVPGEVDGHRLWYSGAVGTEALMADVVLERAADAGADVGTAIEQVREATSDEPVAGD; this is translated from the coding sequence ATGCAAGCGCTGGTCATCGTCGCACACGGTTCACACCTGAATCCGGACTCAAGTACGCCCACCTATGATCACGCGGATCGGATCCGCGAGACAGGCGCGTTCGACGAGGTCAAAGAGGCCTTCTGGAAGGAAGAACCGAGCTTTCGAGAAGTACTCCGGACCGTCGAGAGCGACGAGGTGTACGTCGTCCCGCTGTTCATCAGCGAGGGCTATTTCACCGAGCAAGTGATCCCCCGCGAGCTCCGACTGGACGGTTGGGACATCGAGGAGTGGGACTCCGAGGACGGCGTCAGTGCCACACAGGCCACGCTCGGGGCGGGTGACGTCGAAAAGACGATCCACTACTGCGGCCCGGTCGGCACCCACGAAGCGATGTCGGACGTAATCGTCCAGCGTGCCGAGTCGGTCACCGCAGACCACGACGCCGACATCGATGACGGGTTCGGGCTCGCAGTCGTTGGCCACGGTACCGAACGCAACGAAAACAGCGCGAAGGCAATCTACTACCACGCCGACCAGATCCGCGACCGCGGACGCTTCGACGAGGTCCAGTCGGTGTTCATGGACGAAGAGCCGGAGGTCGACGATGTCACCGATTTCTTCGAGTCGAGAGATATCGTCGTCGTTCCACTCTTCATTGCGGATGGATTCCACACCCAGGAGGATATTCCCGAGGACATGGGACTGACCGACGACTACCGGACCGGCTATCCGGTTCCGGGCGAGGTCGACGGTCACCGCCTCTGGTACTCCGGCGCGGTTGGCACGGAGGCGCTGATGGCCGACGTCGTGCTCGAACGTGCGGCGGACGCCGGAGCAGATGTCGGGACGGCTATCGAGCAGGTCCGCGAGGCGACGAGCGACGAGCCGGTGGCGGGTGACTGA
- a CDS encoding DR2241 family protein, whose product MNAPQFDALLSAAEDGIEFEGLLVEQHGDEYAVHILDEEYTELAESELHEVATDHSPYVTDWYYWTHVVDTTKADRLAFLQWLEDADGLSPPERYTKLDDGVTCHWGELAITTTVDEDGIRQYDVRHVNDIDHDAADLDTYDDPLSARDLTTYDDDGRYRPLKTAPTLQSGWTFPALDAPDLLQTIEYIYPATVPNWQREREGELDISHWRDTAERQTGIYEIIEEIDREAVEWIAEACCVDSQCTKRREWQYAEDDHLAADGGDGEYPCREPCSLVVAAARKWTTLENESEKTFQVDLTLSELRQIEEIIDTVAEGRVDEIREADVYEGANRYRARYLRAKRFDEDGELAAHEVEE is encoded by the coding sequence ATGAACGCGCCACAGTTCGACGCCCTGCTGTCGGCCGCCGAGGATGGGATCGAGTTCGAGGGGCTGCTCGTGGAACAACATGGGGACGAGTATGCCGTTCATATCCTCGACGAGGAGTACACCGAACTCGCCGAGAGCGAACTTCACGAAGTTGCCACGGACCACTCCCCGTACGTCACGGACTGGTACTACTGGACCCACGTCGTTGACACCACCAAAGCGGACCGACTGGCGTTCCTCCAGTGGCTCGAAGACGCGGACGGACTTTCTCCACCGGAACGATACACCAAACTGGACGATGGGGTCACCTGTCACTGGGGAGAGCTAGCAATCACGACTACAGTCGACGAGGACGGGATCAGACAGTACGACGTACGACACGTCAACGACATTGACCACGACGCCGCGGATCTCGACACCTACGACGACCCGCTTTCCGCCCGTGATCTCACCACCTACGACGATGACGGACGCTATCGGCCCCTCAAAACCGCCCCGACGCTCCAGTCCGGCTGGACCTTCCCCGCGCTCGACGCGCCGGATCTGCTCCAGACGATCGAGTACATTTATCCTGCAACCGTCCCGAACTGGCAGCGCGAGCGCGAGGGGGAACTCGATATCAGCCACTGGCGAGACACTGCAGAACGACAGACGGGCATCTACGAGATTATTGAGGAGATAGACCGCGAGGCGGTCGAGTGGATCGCCGAGGCCTGCTGTGTCGACTCACAGTGTACCAAACGCCGCGAGTGGCAGTACGCCGAGGACGACCACCTCGCCGCGGACGGCGGCGACGGTGAGTACCCCTGTCGGGAGCCCTGCTCGCTCGTCGTCGCCGCGGCGCGCAAGTGGACGACACTCGAAAACGAGTCCGAGAAGACCTTTCAGGTCGATCTGACCCTGAGCGAACTCCGCCAGATCGAGGAGATCATCGACACCGTCGCCGAGGGACGTGTCGACGAGATCCGCGAGGCGGACGTCTACGAGGGTGCCAACCGATATCGAGCGCGCTATCTGCGAGCCAAACGGTTCGACGAGGACGGCGAGCTAGCGGCCCACGAAGTCGAGGAGTAA
- a CDS encoding DUF7524 family protein, with protein MPDDLRVHLNRDERHAIEPAESSLAVAEGFEVVIENHGDASHVNIGLDGDLAAGGAVATPNPFIPTNETLRLGIDITTDHRPLEGSLTISTGYGQTRIELPVSVVSPQQTGVDADPTPKRANGGRSVESDPMEFIAVLKRELDPGTAALVLLAVIALAVGLVAATLIDSLVVVLAVVLVVLAVAGSIATVLRP; from the coding sequence GTGCCTGACGACCTTCGCGTCCACCTGAACCGCGACGAACGCCACGCCATCGAGCCAGCGGAGTCCTCACTGGCGGTGGCCGAGGGGTTCGAGGTCGTCATCGAGAACCATGGCGACGCGTCACATGTCAACATCGGACTCGACGGCGACCTCGCCGCTGGCGGTGCGGTCGCGACGCCGAACCCCTTTATCCCCACCAACGAGACACTCCGTCTCGGGATCGACATTACGACCGACCACCGACCGCTCGAAGGGAGCCTGACAATTTCGACGGGGTACGGGCAAACACGGATCGAGCTCCCGGTCTCTGTTGTCTCACCCCAGCAGACCGGCGTTGACGCCGATCCGACGCCGAAACGAGCGAACGGTGGCCGTTCGGTCGAGTCCGATCCGATGGAGTTCATCGCGGTACTGAAGCGTGAGCTAGATCCCGGAACGGCCGCGCTTGTTTTGCTCGCGGTCATCGCGTTGGCGGTCGGGCTCGTTGCCGCGACGCTGATCGACAGTCTCGTGGTCGTACTCGCCGTGGTACTGGTTGTGCTGGCGGTCGCTGGAAGTATCGCAACGGTGCTCCGGCCGTAG
- a CDS encoding methytransferase partner Trm112: protein MKESLLDIICCPLDKADLELEVDEREGEEILEGSLTCTDCGETYPIEDGIPNLLPPDMREAA from the coding sequence ATGAAAGAGTCGCTGCTCGACATCATCTGCTGTCCGCTCGACAAAGCTGACCTTGAACTGGAGGTCGACGAGCGAGAGGGCGAAGAAATCCTGGAAGGCTCGCTGACCTGCACCGACTGTGGCGAAACCTATCCGATCGAGGACGGGATCCCGAACCTGCTGCCGCCGGATATGCGCGAAGCGGCCTGA
- a CDS encoding adenylosuccinate synthase, translating to MTVTIVGSQLGDEGKGGVVDLYGDAADVIARYQGGDNAGHTVVEDGTKYKLSLVPSGAVRGKVGVLGNGCVVNPKTLFDEIDTLREQGLDPDVRVARRAHTILPYHRVLDNIEEDVKSDTDIKVGTTGRGIGPTYEDKAGRRGIRIGDLLDPEVLRKRLEYVVPQKRALIEDVYNVSLADVDDVIEGVDVQNAFDVSALYEQYRRFGERLDEEDMTVAAGEFLAETIDEGGEVMFEGAQGTSIDIDHGNYPYVTSSNPTAGGAAVGTGLGPTTVGQGEVIGIVKAYLSRVGSGPLPTELGDVDAQIEGTGEGKEYELATYIREEGGEFGTVTGRPRRVGWLDMPMLRHATRANGFTGLAVNHIDVLAGLDEVNVGHTYTLDGEEIDTIPATTERWERCEPNLKTFAGWEDADWADVAREGYDAVPENAKTYLEYLSEELDTPVYAIGVGPGRDETVIRENPFEN from the coding sequence ATGACCGTAACCATCGTCGGGTCCCAGCTCGGCGACGAAGGCAAAGGCGGCGTCGTCGACCTCTACGGCGACGCTGCCGACGTAATCGCTCGGTATCAGGGCGGCGATAATGCCGGCCACACCGTGGTCGAGGACGGGACCAAGTACAAGCTCTCGCTCGTTCCGAGCGGAGCGGTTCGTGGAAAGGTCGGCGTCCTCGGAAACGGCTGTGTCGTCAACCCGAAGACGCTGTTCGACGAGATCGATACCCTCCGCGAGCAGGGACTCGATCCGGACGTCCGCGTCGCGCGTCGTGCACACACTATTCTCCCCTATCACCGCGTGCTCGACAACATCGAGGAGGACGTCAAAAGTGACACAGATATCAAGGTTGGCACGACCGGCCGCGGTATCGGCCCCACATACGAGGACAAGGCGGGACGCCGCGGTATCCGCATCGGCGACCTGCTCGATCCCGAGGTACTCCGCAAGCGTCTGGAGTACGTCGTCCCGCAGAAACGCGCGCTGATCGAGGACGTCTACAACGTCTCGCTTGCCGACGTGGACGACGTGATCGAGGGCGTCGACGTGCAGAACGCCTTCGACGTCAGCGCGCTCTACGAGCAGTACCGCCGGTTCGGCGAACGCCTCGACGAGGAAGACATGACCGTCGCAGCAGGCGAGTTCCTTGCCGAGACAATCGACGAGGGGGGCGAAGTGATGTTCGAGGGCGCACAGGGTACCTCGATCGACATCGACCACGGGAACTACCCCTACGTCACGTCCTCGAACCCGACGGCGGGTGGTGCGGCAGTCGGTACCGGTCTCGGACCCACGACCGTCGGTCAGGGCGAAGTTATCGGCATCGTCAAAGCGTATCTCTCCCGGGTCGGATCGGGGCCGCTGCCGACCGAGCTGGGCGACGTAGACGCACAGATCGAGGGCACAGGTGAAGGCAAGGAGTACGAACTCGCCACCTACATCCGCGAAGAAGGAGGCGAGTTCGGGACCGTCACTGGCCGTCCACGACGCGTCGGCTGGCTCGACATGCCAATGTTGCGCCACGCCACGCGTGCGAATGGCTTTACGGGGCTCGCAGTCAACCACATTGACGTGCTGGCCGGACTCGACGAAGTCAACGTCGGCCACACGTACACCCTGGACGGCGAAGAGATCGATACGATCCCGGCAACGACCGAACGCTGGGAACGCTGTGAACCGAATCTGAAGACGTTCGCTGGCTGGGAAGACGCCGACTGGGCCGACGTTGCCCGGGAGGGCTACGATGCCGTCCCCGAAAACGCGAAGACCTACCTCGAGTATCTCAGCGAAGAACTCGATACGCCGGTGTACGCCATCGGTGTCGGACCGGGTCGGGACGAGACAGTCATCCGCGAGAACCCCTTCGAAAACTGA
- a CDS encoding cupredoxin domain-containing protein: MPQQRLSRSDDVPGQSHAGMTALGVETRAKGERCDGAETSGMSRRAVLGGGIGTSTALLAQQEDGEEEPDDAENGEDGETVPVELVDFAYEPGTDSPLVIPPGTTVEFVWITDTHNIAVDSQPDGADWEGHDPIEDTGFEYEFTFEVPGTYEFHCDPHLSVGMVGTIQVEEGATTNGENGAAVPALPGDAVTLAVGTIGALVIVTFMAYFFIKYGAEYEEEL; this comes from the coding sequence ATGCCACAACAGCGACTGTCCCGGAGTGACGACGTTCCGGGCCAGAGCCACGCCGGGATGACGGCCCTCGGCGTCGAGACGAGAGCAAAGGGCGAGCGGTGCGATGGGGCCGAAACGAGCGGCATGAGTCGGCGCGCGGTTCTTGGCGGTGGGATCGGCACGTCCACAGCACTTCTCGCACAGCAAGAGGATGGTGAGGAAGAACCTGATGACGCGGAAAACGGCGAGGACGGAGAAACAGTACCTGTCGAACTCGTCGATTTCGCGTACGAGCCGGGGACCGATAGCCCACTCGTGATCCCGCCAGGGACCACCGTCGAGTTCGTCTGGATCACCGATACCCACAACATTGCTGTCGACTCCCAGCCTGACGGGGCCGACTGGGAGGGGCATGATCCGATCGAGGACACCGGATTCGAGTACGAGTTCACATTCGAGGTACCGGGGACCTACGAGTTTCACTGTGACCCACACCTCTCTGTCGGGATGGTCGGAACGATCCAGGTGGAGGAAGGAGCAACCACGAACGGTGAGAACGGTGCTGCCGTACCGGCTCTGCCGGGCGACGCGGTCACGCTGGCAGTCGGGACTATCGGTGCGCTGGTGATCGTCACGTTCATGGCCTACTTTTTCATCAAATACGGGGCCGAGTACGAGGAGGAACTCTGA